ATCCAATCCACTGGCGGTCCAGAAACCCGTACGGGATGCGTTGGGTTTCTTCCCACACACGCTGCCAGCTGGATCCGGACAGAAAGTGAACACAAGCCTCGTGGTATGCCATGAAACCGGGCTGCTCTGTGTACGGTCCCGGCAATCCGGCCCCATCCGCTGGTGCCCGCAGCCCATTGGAACCGGGGTCCGATAGCGTGAAGGAGCGTCCATATGCGGGAACTCCCAGCACTAGCTTTGACGGTGGCGCACCCTGGCCCAGCCAATAGCTGACGCTATGATCCACGTTGAGCATCCGTTGAAAATCGTTCTGATCCGATGGTCCAGCGAACAGTGGTGCATTGTGGCCGGTAAATTCGTTCCACGCACCGCTGTAATCGTAAGCCATCAGGTTGATAAAATCCAAATGCGGCACAATGCCGGCAATATCGTACGAAATGGACGCGATTGTTTCACTTGCACCGAGTGCCGCCGTTACCAGCAACCCGTGGGACCGCAGCTCACCGGCCAATTCCGATAACATAAGCACAAAATTCTGCTTATCGTTAGTGGTGTCACCGTCGTGCATGGCCGGGAACTCCCAACCCACATCCACACCGTCGAATCCGTGGGCGAGACAAAAATCGCGTGCATTACGAGCGAATGCGGTGCGCAATGCGGCACTGGCGGCAATGTGCGAAAACAGCGCAGGATCGACCGATGCACCACCGATGGCGGCTAGTGTTTTGAGTTGCGGGTTCTGCTGCCGCAGTGCGTTGAAGCGCCGAATGTTTCCACGGCCACCGTCATCCTCCAGATCGAGCCAGGGATCCAGCACCCTTACCGCACCGGTAGCGTCGACACCGAAGAACGCGTACATAAGATGGGTGCAAAGGAAAGGATCGATGTGTTCCACATTGAACTGCCCCCTTGCTGGGCGGTATGTGGCCCATGTGGCGTAGTAGCAAACAATCGGTTCTGCGCTTGAGACGGATACGATATGTGTGAATGGTGCGTCAACTGTGCTCACCAATATCTTCACTTACTTCCTGCTTCTACGTTGCAAAACACAGCCAACACgataaaacacaaaagggCAGCGCGAATCATAGTGTCACGATCACAATCACCGTTCAATAAGGACTGACGGATCTCGGCGCAGTGTCAGACTAAATATGATAAAGTACAGTCGGTTAAAGATAAGTCGCGGGCAGATAACATACACGAGAAAGGAGGTTTTATCTGCTCGTTATAGATTAGATGCCGTGCGCCGGTATCAATTTGAGAATTTGGGGCACGCACGTGCGGTTGGGAAGATTGTAATTATCAACATGTGTAAATAAACAGCTGAGGGTAGTTGTATGGAAAGGAGGTCGTTTGGCCTGAGCAACTGGTTGGTGACCGTgtcggcccatagcaaccatGATACTACTAAGCTTAAtccgctaggtggcgctaaTGGAGACTGCACTCGAGTCGAGTCTCGCGTCAAGTGAGTAAAGGGAAGAGCGACGATGACTgatttgaaataattgttgAATGTAATTGGAGGAAATTTTAGAATAAAGTATTAAAATATGCAACTAGCGAACATTAAACATCTCTTGGAATGTGTTAAACTTTGTGTAGAACAAGGTACGTATGTTATgttaatgaatgaaattaactAAACAATATCCGGCACTCGAAATGGTTAGATTAATTTCTTACCATCATTATATTTGTCGTCATTTTgtgtcttttgtttgtttactttgttaAAAGAAGACATTTTTTATAGCAGAATTATTGTTGTCTATGCTTACAATGAACTAAGCAATGCGTAttttaagaaaatattatCAGCTTCTTAGTGCTCTGTTCATATTGCTGTCGatctgaaattaaaataaagaaagaaaaaacgagagagagagagagagcactACAATTGGTGTTGTTTCACACGTTTAGAAAGTTTCACCCCGTACCAGCACGGCGTAAACTTGTTGATGGGATCGAGAAGGTTACGAAATACATTTCTCACCGGGTCACCGAGGTGAGTTTATCCAGTAAAGTAGCGGAATTGAAGGAAGCAAGAATAAATTTTCAGCTGCTATGCTAACATTAACCGACAGACGTTTACATGCGGCGAATGGAATCATCCGAAAAGGTATGGTTGGGAAATGGGCATGATCGTCAGATTGAGGTTTCGCAATATTGCCACTGTAGCGGCAAGCATTTCGAGATGACCACCTGGTGTACTTTGCCGGTGCGTTGTGAATGGGTGAACTTCGTACAGTTTGGAAACAAGCTACAACCGCGTAAATGGGCGGAGTTGCTATCAATTTTGTCAAATAATTTAAGTACAtcatgaaaatgtttcaattgttttgtatGGTGTGTACTACATTCATCAAGAGAAGTTTTAATCACGTTTGGCAATTCGCTCCAGCGATTCGGAATATATCTGGCTCCATTACTATTGTGCGCTGTCGTTTGACGGCTGTTAGTCCCAATTACTCTCACTGATACGAACGCTCCATCACAATATGACATCTTTTTATACTGTGATTGATGTCTTGATAGGTTTTAATCAGCTTTGTCTTTATCTGACAAGCTCTCCTAAGTATAATTTGTTGCTAATGAAAGCATTTTCAACGATGGTTTCTTAAAAACCTATGACTCAAATGCCTTCTACACCTCTTTTGCTCgaatgatgatttatttcaggtttgttacaaaaaaatgaagtttttgcAGCATTACTATTAAGTACGTCTTAGACTGAAAGAATTAAAACAGGCAATAACGtgttttcttaatttcaaataaaaataaccgcTTTGTATAGTTTAATCGATTACCACAGCTGAGGTGAgccgtgaaatatttcactacagcgccttgaaatatttcgccTTTCAAAGTTTCATCGATTCGGTTGATGTTAGCAGTTGGTTGACTAACAAACATTGAACTTAATCCATCGTAACAAATCCTATCCTAACAAcacaatttaattgaaattattctTCACTTGTACTGCCTCATCTAACACGATGTCTCTCCTTTGCTAAGTAAAGTCATTTGAATGAGGATTGATCATAACAAAAGGGTTTGTTTTAGAGCTTTACCCAAATAAAAGACTCAAATTTGAGAATTTTATGTTACTAACAGCTGATTGATGAACTTTAAGTACGATGTATTAAAGGTACTTGAAAGATTTGTCAGCTATTCGCGAATCATTCATtaagaattttgtttttaaagttaATTGCAGAATTATGACAGTCTCAATGTCTTGATGAGAGCATATTGTATGCATTTTTTCAATCAATGCAGGGCATTGAGTCTTTaaagaaaagtttgataatttatcatcaataaacaataattatatGAATTAGCACGTTTTGTTTAACGTTATTATAGAATAACGTATAACAGCGTGTTTTTAGAAATATTTTGCTCAATTTTCCCAATTAATCATTAGACTATAAACAAATACAATTCTACAATACTTAGGGACTATTGACCACGAAACGGGCTATTCCACAAGCATTCTAATTCAACAGCATAAGGCAGAGCAGCAAATCCTCGTGGGGTTTGGGCAAGAAACGAAAGAGTCGGTCATCGATCTTACACGGTCGCTATGCTCGGCACACGCGTTTTGAGAGAGAGGATCAGTTTCAGTGGCAACTTGATCGCCGCGGGATGCACACGCACTCTCGATGACGATGTCAGTGGCGTCGCGATAATCAATTAGTAATCGAGTGACTGTGAAGCGTATGATTGTGCTGATTAATAAACTGCGCTGTGCAATACACCGAATGGTGTGTAATGGTCCTTACGTTGGTGTTGAATAGCGTGTGTGTCTTGTGGTGCAAATGAAAAAGTGTTTCAAAACGAACTCTTATTAACATTAGTTGCAGTGTTGTACTTTAATTCGGTGAGCTGAAACGAAAGTTGCCAGCACCTTCACAAACTatcgacataaaaaaaaaccacgtgCAGAATTAAAAGAAGAAACTTCACGGAAGCCGTTTAGATGCCGTGGGTTCGTTAATGTTTCACCACTGTTTTATGTGATAAATTCCTTTATTCTCTGGTACGGAGTGTGGcgagtgataaaaataaatccgcCGTCGCGGGTTGTAGCGCTGAGGCATAGTGTACGGAAATCTTTCTCATTCTCTCTGTTCTACCGGCTCTGTGCTGTGTCTTGCCTACCGAAATACGTGGCGAGAACACAGCCCGCCACCGGGTGGAAGGTGTTTGAAAGATGCACGGACAGGAGTTTCAGCACTGCAACCCTTAAAGAAAGAACTACTTGAGCAGCAGGCAGAGAGCGTAAAAGGTGGAAGAAAATCTTAGCACAACTTAGTTTCCTCGAGTCGAGCTGAAAGAGACCAAAATTAGATCATCCCTTTGCGTGGATCGTGGGTTCGAGCGCTGAGAAGATCCCGCAAACGCATTCGCGCCAACACGCACCAATCCCACAGGTGGGACCCAAAACGTCTGGTTCGCCATTGGAAAGTAAATGCAACACATGCTCATTAACGCATCATTTCGGCTAGGGTAACCAACACACGCAATGCGTACCGGGTTGATTCGTACGAAAAGCCATGCATAATTGTGCGATTGCGACGGTAAACAATTGGCTGCGGACACATGATCGGACCGGGATCGGAGCCAACATGACAACagtatgattttgttttgcgagcTGCTGGTTGTTGGTTTTGAGGTTAGACCATTGTTTGTGCTGCACTGTTCTGTTAGAAACTGCCGGCGAGATTGTGGTTTCTATTTTCGGCTTTATTTCCACACACAACTAATCGAACCGACGCTGTACATGACGCGAATCTACGTTTGCATATAGATAAACAAACAGCATTTGGGGTAGTGGACAGGTTCCAGATTAACACGGGAAATGTATTTCAAGGTTCTATCAAATGTGTAACAAGCGATTAGATCGGAATTTCCCAAGGATTTTTGTTAAAGGTACAACTATGATCATTCTGCTAAATTCTATCCAGAGCGCTGTAATCGTATTTATAACATAAAGTCGAATACTTTAGGTGCCATGttcatatttaaaaattgatttactaAGAGTATGCGGCATTATTCATTAATGGATAATTCGTGAACAATTTTGAAGAGCTTTCGAAGAGTGGTAGACTTCAGCAACTACTGTGTAGTCCTTatggaaaaacaattaaatatgACAATGTTGCTGATATGCCATTTCGTTGTCAATTCACTAAGGACTTACAAGGCACTGagaacaaattttaatttagtACAATTTAAGTACAATTATACGATATAGTAAATTTGAGATTTCGATATGAGAATCGATCATATTACCAAGAGGCAACAGAGACCAAATTCTGCAATGCTTATCAAACTGCAGCAATATTGCTAAACAgttgcaaaacatttatttaaaaaaatacagataGTACTCGAGATACGTCATTATAGAGAACCGTTATaatctggaaaaaaaaactcgtatcTAGATTTTTTGCGTaagaatccgggagtaaaatcgtttatatttcatagttagatagttgacttccttttCTGCACTTAATTTTTTCAGCAAATCAGGCGACTATTTGAAGgattacattaaaataaatctaaagcaaatattttatttgataataaaaaaggtaTTTTCTACCAAATTTTCTCCGTTTTGCTTAGAatttgtgctataaattaacACAGCTGTAAAATTTCCAAGGTACACAAGGCTTTACTAGACGATCTGGGCTTTAAGAACAACTTCGAAGTATTAAATTATGTTAGCATACAAAAATACTATATTCCACCATTGAATCCAGTAGAAAAATGTCTCGTGTATTAGCATTAAAAAGAAAGCCTCTTTAAAATTATGCCCAAAATTTGaaagttggcaaaaaaacgaaagagaaaaggatataaattaatttctaaAGCAGTATGCACATTAgacagaaattaaaattgtaaaaaaaaactttaaaaagcCACTCCATTCTATCcgggcgaaaggaaaatgtgaaaGTAGTTTTCCCCCGCACGCAAACACATCACAAAGATTCCTTTTAAAAGCAAACGGGGAACGATCTCGGTATAAATTTATCCGTGTGTCGACACAAGGATTAAGAACCAAGTTTTGCTAGAGTTCTGACATGTGGGATTTTCTTGACACATGAACGGATTAGGGCGTATGGAGGTATGTTTCCTCCCCCATGCAGCAACGGAGCAAGGCATCTGCTTGCCAGCTTCCTTCCGCTTGTGTGCATGTGCCGTTACCGTGGAAGGGTGGCAAGATAAGCCTTGCAGCTGTGCTGGATGCAGTGTGCAAATGAGGACTCCGGAATCCGGTAGCAAAACTAAATATTGGATGTTGAAGTTTACACTTTTTGACTTTATTGCAAAAGTCAAATTGTAGAAAGACTTGCAATTGGATGTGACTTgtgtggtgggtggaaaaGCGCATCTAAAGCTGCAGATGACGGTTGAGAAGAGTGTTCCAATGGAGGATGGTTATTAGCTTAGTAGCATAAGATATAATGATGACATTCGTAATACAGCAAAGACAATCTTGTTAACGTAtcgtgtatttgtttgttccgtCAATGATTGAACACGAATGGCCAAATGTCACCAGGAACCAGCAAACACATGCAACGATGcactcaaaacaaaccagagTCAGTTATACGTAGCACCCGACACGTCGTTGGTGGTACACGGTGACTACAACTAATGGAAAATGTGGGTCAGACCGTCGTACTAATATTACCACCGTCGGTGGACACCCTCCACAAGACGCTTACCAGCATGCGTCATTCGAGATTCTGTGCCGAATTTGTTCCTCACTCGCAAGTGGCTGCGTGTGCGAGGTGTCGTGAAACACTGGTTAGGGCACGTGACGGACGTTTGCCATCCGCCTTCGCTTTCAGCCGGTTgtgttgatttcttttttggcaCGCGGGTGTTCCTTTGCAGGGTTTTGACGGCGATTGCGGAAGAATTATGACCCAAATCTCGGGTCGGCGCGAGAGTGGTTCTTTTCGATTGGAAACCGCGTTGCATCATGGTTGAGACGTGGATGTAGCTTTTGAAGATACACTTTCGCGTTGCATCAGGTAAGGCGCGCAGCTAAATATATACATTTTTGTGTCCAATTGGATCGAATTAATCATATCACTATACCGTCCGATAGGTTGGTTTCCTTTCGGGAGGAAATTTTACCAAATGTGAGAGGGTTTCTGTGTACTAAAACTTAATATGCTAAACGAATACGAGTGTGTCGGAAATGacatttcttgttttgttgatggCGCCTTACtatatgttgttttttagATTGAGGTTGTATAACATAGTACAACAAGAGTCTAACAAATACTAATTAATGTTATACTACTGTACTGCGTCTTTCCCAACTAAAAGGCGACTATAAAACTATTTCATTTAGAGTTTGTAACGGAGCtaaacaaaattgatttaaaaatactcTGGAGTTTTAGTTGGAAAAGAACTCCTTTTCCTAGCGCACGATTTTCAACCCTGCGATCGACGATCAGCGAACACGATCCATTTTTAGTAGccagcgccacctagcgtaatcCTGCCGTATCGCTGCCCTGGATTTGATCGATCCGATCCGTTGCTGGGGACAATTTTACTTGTTGTAATTCTAAAGTACATACAGGGAGTCGCCGAGAAGCACTCAAATATTGTACTGAGGATAGTTACGAACTTGAAATTTCCAATTCTCAGCCTAGTGTCGTCAAAGTCCAAGTCCAAGGGCATAGGGTTTTGGGTGACCTGTTAAGTAAATTTGATGAGATGATAATTAAAACTGAGctgtaaatgtttaaaatccgCTTAAATTAGACATCATGTATCTCAGGAATTACCTAGAATACTTATGTATGTCTGAGTTCCCGAGTTGTGTGGATAACGTATTCAAGAAAAACGCTTGTAGCTTCAATTCCTGCTTAAGTCGAATATCGTTTGACACGTCATTTATATCTAATGTTTGAGAACCAAGTACTTAGTTGCACATTTCAATGAACAATTTCGTCAAACAAATCCTTAGTTC
This Anopheles marshallii chromosome 3, idAnoMarsDA_429_01, whole genome shotgun sequence DNA region includes the following protein-coding sequences:
- the LOC128713093 gene encoding chitinase-3-like protein 1 — protein: MIRAALLCFIVLAVFCNVEAGKPIVCYYATWATYRPARGQFNVEHIDPFLCTHLMYAFFGVDATGAVRVLDPWLDLEDDGGRGNIRRFNALRQQNPQLKTLAAIGGASVDPALFSHIAASAALRTAFARNARDFCLAHGFDGVDVGWEFPAMHDGDTTNDKQNFVLMLSELAGELRSHGLLVTAALGASETIASISYDIAGIVPHLDFINLMAYDYSGAWNEFTGHNAPLFAGPSDQNDFQRMLNVDHSVSYWLGQGAPPSKLVLGVPAYGRSFTLSDPGSNGLRAPADGAGLPGPYTEQPGFMAYHEACVHFLSGSSWQRVWEETQRIPYGFLDRQWIGYDDRASIVEKCNYVNSRNLAGMMMWSIDMDDFRGYCGTNFNLLRAINECLA